The region CTTGAGTTTGCCTTTTGCAGAATCGCGAATATTTAATTTCTTCCAATCCTTTGCGGACAGGGTTTTAATGTAGGTGTCGGCATTAACTGCTGATGTACTTGCTTTTAGCTTTTTTGGGGCGCGCCCCCGATTACTCTTGCGTTCGGGCAAATAAAGTTCCGGCTCTTCTAAATATATCTTTTGATTACTATGAATATCAAGCATATAAATTAAGCCCAAATCAGCCACAGAACGGGTAAATACAATGTCATTTCCATATAGGCCATCCGCTCCAACGTAATCAAATGATATACCCATTTCAAGTTGATGCTTTACTATTTCTGTTGCCAACTCTGGTTTTGTGCGGAAAATCCTATCTTCACGGGGTATACCTGCAGCTTCACATCTACCCTGATCATCGATCCATGATTTTGGTAAATAAAGCCTGGTATCGACCAACGAGGCGTATTTGTCATTACAAAGGCAGCCAAAAACGGCTACCTGTGAGTTTGCTGTTTTTCCTACATTCCCACAATACTGATGATCAACACCAACGCTTTTCTTTCCCTTTTTAACCCAACCACTTTCATCGATGAGTAGTCCTGTTAACTTCCGATTGGGCAATGCTTGGTCTACATTTTTTGCAGTTTGATCGATGACAGCCCGAGCATCCCAGTTAGATTCTGTTATGAAATGCTGCATCTGATGATAGTTGGCATTCAATGTTTCACTTATGCGTTCTATGTTTTTCAAATCGCTTAATGCAAGTCCTTCGACATATTGAGAGGCTTTATCGAAGTTTGTCTTTGTTTTATTTTTGAAAAAATACTCATATTCAGACAAATACACTTCAAGACGGTCGTTAACCGCAAGCAGTGTTTTACCATTGTTATAATCTTTTTTTAAGTGATTCGCTCGTTACCCATTGCAAATAAAATTACATTTTTTTAACATGCGCAATATACTAAATGTTAACGGATTATCACTGTTATTCACTTAAAATAACTTCGTTTTTTTTAATCTGTTAAAGTAGAAATAATTGAAATTTTTTAAAAGTGAAACGATAATAAGATTTTAAAATTCCTTCCCATTGCAGGAATATATGAGCCAAAGGGCTGATAATCGGTATTGAAAATGTTCTTTACCATAAACCGAAGTTTCGGATAGCCGGGCAAAGCGTTTGAATTTAAGCCTAAGGCAAAATTAAAAACGGTATTTGGGTCTGATGGCACATACCCCCAAGGTCCTCCGTCGGTACCTTCCGGTATTTCTGCTACCCGATTTTGAGCCGAAGCATATTCGGCATCAAACTTTATTGAATATCCGGTTACCCATGTTTTATTAATAAGTCCCCGGTAATCGATTTCTGTATTCATTTTAAATGGCGGAATACCAAATAATGGAGCGTTTTCTCCTTCCGCTAAATCCACGCCATAAACGTAAGCTGCTCC is a window of Salinivirga cyanobacteriivorans DNA encoding:
- a CDS encoding IS701 family transposase: MYLSEYEYFFKNKTKTNFDKASQYVEGLALSDLKNIERISETLNANYHQMQHFITESNWDARAVIDQTAKNVDQALPNRKLTGLLIDESGWVKKGKKSVGVDHQYCGNVGKTANSQVAVFGCLCNDKYASLVDTRLYLPKSWIDDQGRCEAAGIPREDRIFRTKPELATEIVKHQLEMGISFDYVGADGLYGNDIVFTRSVADLGLIYMLDIHSNQKIYLEEPELYLPERKSNRGRAPKKLKASTSAVNADTYIKTLSAKDWKKLNIRDSAKGKLKGLFHFKTVYIWDKASNAVEKRLLVVSKRKTNDCVETKYSFTNAELVQYTEQALAYMQAQRFFIEHSFKEQKQILGMDHFQTRKWKSWYHQVALNMIVGSFMLKEKILNHDQIPLLSARDIMDFLVYKFYREMTDERMLEKLEHRHKKRQRDIDYCYSKQ